Proteins from a genomic interval of Phocoena phocoena chromosome 20, mPhoPho1.1, whole genome shotgun sequence:
- the DKKL1 gene encoding dickkopf-like protein 1, with protein MWHPLVLLLLLPSASVPPSTAAAIRDGDAQESSSGFLGLQSLLQAFTRLLLKDDLLRGMDSFFSAPMDFRGLPRNYHQEENQKHRLGNKTLSSHLQIDKVTNNKTGEVLISEKVVASIEPGEGSLQGDWKVPKIEEKEALVPVPKAVDSFHPEPHPRMAFWIMKLPRRRSHQDAQESDHWLSEKQHRLQAIRDGLREGTREDVLEQGTQSSSHARLPARKTHFLYILRPSQQL; from the exons ATGTGGCACCCGCTAGTCCTGTTGTTGCTGCTCCCCTCTGCCTCGGTGCCCCCCTCCACTGCAGCCGCGATTCGCGATGGTGACGCCCAGGAGAGCTCCTCGGGTTTTCTAGGTCTCCAGAGTCTACTCCAAGCCTTCACCCGGCTTCTCCTGAAA gatgACCTGCTGCGGGGCATGGACAGCTTCTTTTCTGCTCCTATGGACTTCCGGGGCCTCCCTAGGAACTACCACCAAGAAGAGAACCAGAAGCACAGGCTGGGAAACAAAACTCTCTCCAGCCACCTCCAGATTGACAAG GTGACCAACAACAAGACAGGAGAGGTGCTGATCTCTGAGAAGGTGGTGGCATCCATCGAGCCAGGAGAGGGGAGCTTGCAGGGTGACTGGAAG GTACCCAAGATAGAGGAGAAGGAGGCCCTGGTGCCTGTCCCAAAGGCCGTGGACAGCTTCCACCCAGAACCCCACCCCCGAATGGCCTTCTGGATCATGAAGCTGCCACGGCGGAGGTCCCACCAGGATGCCCAGGAGAGCGACCACTGGCTCAGTGAGAAGCAACACCGCCTGCAGGCCATCCGGGATGGGCTCCGAGAGGGGACCCGCGAGGACGTCCTCGAACAGGGGACCCAGAGCTCCTCTCATGCCAGGCTGCCTGCCCGCAAGACCCACTTCCTGTATATCCTCAGGCCCTCCCAGCAGTTATAG
- the TEAD2 gene encoding transcriptional enhancer factor TEF-4 isoform X1, with protein MGEPRAGAPLDDGSGWTGSEEGSEEGTGGSEGAGGDGGPDAEGVWSPDIEQSFQEALAIYPPCGRRKIILSDEGKMYGRNELIARYIKLRTGKTRTRKQVSSHIQVLARRKSREIQSKLKALNVDQVSKDKAFQTMATMSSAQLISAPSLQAKLGPAGPQTPELFQFWSGGSGPPWNVPDVKPFSQTPFSLSLTPPSTDLPGYEPPQALSPPALPPPAPSPPAWQARALGTARLQLVEFSAFVEPPDAADSYQRHLFVHISQHCPSPGAPPLESVDVRQIYDKFPEKKGGLRELYDRGPPHAFFLVKFWADLNWGPSGEEVGAGGSSGGFYGVSSQYESLEHMTLTCSSKVCSFGKQVVEKVETERAQLEDGRFVYRLLRSPMCEYLVNFLHKLRQLPERYMMNSVLENFTILQVVTNRDTQELLLCTAYVFEVSTSERGAQHHIYRLVRD; from the exons atgggggAACCCCGGGCTGGGGCCCCCCTGGACGATGGCAGCGGCTGGACAGGAAGTGAGGAAGGAAGCGAGGAGGGCACTGGCGGCAgtgagggggcggggggagacgGGGGCCCAGACGCAGAGGGTGTCTGGAGTCCAGACATCGAGCAGAGCTTCCAGGAGGCCCTGGCCATCTACCCACCCTGTGGCCGGCGGAAAATCATCCTGTCCGATGAAGGCAAGATGTATG GTCGGAATGAACTGATTGCCCGCTACATCAAGCTGAGAACAGGGAAGACTCGAACTCGCAAACAG GTCTCTAGTCATATCCAGGTTTTGGCCCGAAGGAAATCGAGGGAAATCCAGTCCAAGCTCAAG GCCCTGAATGTG GACCAGGTTTCCAAGGACAAGGCTTTCCAGACAATGGCCACCATGTCCTCAGCCCAGCTCATCTCAGCACCTTCCCTGCAGGCCAAACTTGGTCCCGCCGGTCCTCAG acCCCAGAGCTTTTCCAGTTTTGGTCGGGGGGTTCTGGGCCCCCCTGGAATGTTCCAGA TGTGAAGCCATTCTCGCAGACACCATTCTCCTTGTCACTGACTCCTCCATCTACTGACCTCCCAG ggTACGAGCCCCCCCAAGCCCTCTCACCTCCTGCTttgcccccacctgccccatcaCCCCCAGCCTGGCAGGCTCGGGCTCTGGGCACTGCTCGGTTGCAGCTGGTAGAGTTCTCAGCCTTTGTGGAACCTCCGGATGCAGCTGACTCT TACCAGAGGCACCTGTTTGTACATATCAGCCAGCACTGCCCCAGCCCCGGAGCGCCCCCCCTCGAGAGTGTGGACGTCCGGCAGATCTATGACAAATTCCCTGAGAAAAAGGGTGGTCTGCGGGAGCTGTATGATCGTGGGCCCCCCCACGCCTTCTTCCTGGTCAAGTTCTGG GCGGACCTGAATTGGGGCCCGAGTGGCGAGGAGGTGGGGGCCGGCGGTAGCAGTGGTGGCTTCTATGGAGTGAGCAGCCAGTACGAGAGCCTGGAGCACATGACCCTCACCTGTTCCTCCAAGGTCTGCTCCTTTGGCAAGCAGGTGGTGGAGAAggtggag ACGGAGCGTGCCCAGCTGGAGGACGGGAGGTTCGTGTACCGCCTACTGCGCTCACCCATGTGCGAGTACCTGGTGAATTTTCTGCACAAGCTGCGCCAGCTGCCCGAGCGCTATATGATGAACAGTGTCCTGGAGAACTTCACCATCCTCCAG GTGGTGACAAACAGAGACACCCAGGAACTGCTGCTCTGCACCGCCTATGTCTTCGAGGTCTCCACCAGTGAGCGGGGGGCCCAGCACCACATTTACCGCCTGGTCAGGGACTGA
- the TEAD2 gene encoding transcriptional enhancer factor TEF-4 isoform X2 — translation MGEPRAGAPLDDGSGWTGSEEGSEEGTGGSEGAGGDGGPDAEGVWSPDIEQSFQEALAIYPPCGRRKIILSDEGKMYGRNELIARYIKLRTGKTRTRKQVSSHIQVLARRKSREIQSKLKDQVSKDKAFQTMATMSSAQLISAPSLQAKLGPAGPQVAWTPELFQFWSGGSGPPWNVPDVKPFSQTPFSLSLTPPSTDLPGYEPPQALSPPALPPPAPSPPAWQARALGTARLQLVEFSAFVEPPDAADSYQRHLFVHISQHCPSPGAPPLESVDVRQIYDKFPEKKGGLRELYDRGPPHAFFLVKFWADLNWGPSGEEVGAGGSSGGFYGVSSQYESLEHMTLTCSSKVCSFGKQVVEKVETERAQLEDGRFVYRLLRSPMCEYLVNFLHKLRQLPERYMMNSVLENFTILQVVTNRDTQELLLCTAYVFEVSTSERGAQHHIYRLVRD, via the exons atgggggAACCCCGGGCTGGGGCCCCCCTGGACGATGGCAGCGGCTGGACAGGAAGTGAGGAAGGAAGCGAGGAGGGCACTGGCGGCAgtgagggggcggggggagacgGGGGCCCAGACGCAGAGGGTGTCTGGAGTCCAGACATCGAGCAGAGCTTCCAGGAGGCCCTGGCCATCTACCCACCCTGTGGCCGGCGGAAAATCATCCTGTCCGATGAAGGCAAGATGTATG GTCGGAATGAACTGATTGCCCGCTACATCAAGCTGAGAACAGGGAAGACTCGAACTCGCAAACAG GTCTCTAGTCATATCCAGGTTTTGGCCCGAAGGAAATCGAGGGAAATCCAGTCCAAGCTCAAG GACCAGGTTTCCAAGGACAAGGCTTTCCAGACAATGGCCACCATGTCCTCAGCCCAGCTCATCTCAGCACCTTCCCTGCAGGCCAAACTTGGTCCCGCCGGTCCTCAGGTGGCCTGG acCCCAGAGCTTTTCCAGTTTTGGTCGGGGGGTTCTGGGCCCCCCTGGAATGTTCCAGA TGTGAAGCCATTCTCGCAGACACCATTCTCCTTGTCACTGACTCCTCCATCTACTGACCTCCCAG ggTACGAGCCCCCCCAAGCCCTCTCACCTCCTGCTttgcccccacctgccccatcaCCCCCAGCCTGGCAGGCTCGGGCTCTGGGCACTGCTCGGTTGCAGCTGGTAGAGTTCTCAGCCTTTGTGGAACCTCCGGATGCAGCTGACTCT TACCAGAGGCACCTGTTTGTACATATCAGCCAGCACTGCCCCAGCCCCGGAGCGCCCCCCCTCGAGAGTGTGGACGTCCGGCAGATCTATGACAAATTCCCTGAGAAAAAGGGTGGTCTGCGGGAGCTGTATGATCGTGGGCCCCCCCACGCCTTCTTCCTGGTCAAGTTCTGG GCGGACCTGAATTGGGGCCCGAGTGGCGAGGAGGTGGGGGCCGGCGGTAGCAGTGGTGGCTTCTATGGAGTGAGCAGCCAGTACGAGAGCCTGGAGCACATGACCCTCACCTGTTCCTCCAAGGTCTGCTCCTTTGGCAAGCAGGTGGTGGAGAAggtggag ACGGAGCGTGCCCAGCTGGAGGACGGGAGGTTCGTGTACCGCCTACTGCGCTCACCCATGTGCGAGTACCTGGTGAATTTTCTGCACAAGCTGCGCCAGCTGCCCGAGCGCTATATGATGAACAGTGTCCTGGAGAACTTCACCATCCTCCAG GTGGTGACAAACAGAGACACCCAGGAACTGCTGCTCTGCACCGCCTATGTCTTCGAGGTCTCCACCAGTGAGCGGGGGGCCCAGCACCACATTTACCGCCTGGTCAGGGACTGA
- the TEAD2 gene encoding transcriptional enhancer factor TEF-4 isoform X3: MGEPRAGAPLDDGSGWTGSEEGSEEGTGGSEGAGGDGGPDAEGVWSPDIEQSFQEALAIYPPCGRRKIILSDEGKMYGRNELIARYIKLRTGKTRTRKQVSSHIQVLARRKSREIQSKLKDQVSKDKAFQTMATMSSAQLISAPSLQAKLGPAGPQTPELFQFWSGGSGPPWNVPDVKPFSQTPFSLSLTPPSTDLPGYEPPQALSPPALPPPAPSPPAWQARALGTARLQLVEFSAFVEPPDAADSYQRHLFVHISQHCPSPGAPPLESVDVRQIYDKFPEKKGGLRELYDRGPPHAFFLVKFWADLNWGPSGEEVGAGGSSGGFYGVSSQYESLEHMTLTCSSKVCSFGKQVVEKVETERAQLEDGRFVYRLLRSPMCEYLVNFLHKLRQLPERYMMNSVLENFTILQVVTNRDTQELLLCTAYVFEVSTSERGAQHHIYRLVRD, translated from the exons atgggggAACCCCGGGCTGGGGCCCCCCTGGACGATGGCAGCGGCTGGACAGGAAGTGAGGAAGGAAGCGAGGAGGGCACTGGCGGCAgtgagggggcggggggagacgGGGGCCCAGACGCAGAGGGTGTCTGGAGTCCAGACATCGAGCAGAGCTTCCAGGAGGCCCTGGCCATCTACCCACCCTGTGGCCGGCGGAAAATCATCCTGTCCGATGAAGGCAAGATGTATG GTCGGAATGAACTGATTGCCCGCTACATCAAGCTGAGAACAGGGAAGACTCGAACTCGCAAACAG GTCTCTAGTCATATCCAGGTTTTGGCCCGAAGGAAATCGAGGGAAATCCAGTCCAAGCTCAAG GACCAGGTTTCCAAGGACAAGGCTTTCCAGACAATGGCCACCATGTCCTCAGCCCAGCTCATCTCAGCACCTTCCCTGCAGGCCAAACTTGGTCCCGCCGGTCCTCAG acCCCAGAGCTTTTCCAGTTTTGGTCGGGGGGTTCTGGGCCCCCCTGGAATGTTCCAGA TGTGAAGCCATTCTCGCAGACACCATTCTCCTTGTCACTGACTCCTCCATCTACTGACCTCCCAG ggTACGAGCCCCCCCAAGCCCTCTCACCTCCTGCTttgcccccacctgccccatcaCCCCCAGCCTGGCAGGCTCGGGCTCTGGGCACTGCTCGGTTGCAGCTGGTAGAGTTCTCAGCCTTTGTGGAACCTCCGGATGCAGCTGACTCT TACCAGAGGCACCTGTTTGTACATATCAGCCAGCACTGCCCCAGCCCCGGAGCGCCCCCCCTCGAGAGTGTGGACGTCCGGCAGATCTATGACAAATTCCCTGAGAAAAAGGGTGGTCTGCGGGAGCTGTATGATCGTGGGCCCCCCCACGCCTTCTTCCTGGTCAAGTTCTGG GCGGACCTGAATTGGGGCCCGAGTGGCGAGGAGGTGGGGGCCGGCGGTAGCAGTGGTGGCTTCTATGGAGTGAGCAGCCAGTACGAGAGCCTGGAGCACATGACCCTCACCTGTTCCTCCAAGGTCTGCTCCTTTGGCAAGCAGGTGGTGGAGAAggtggag ACGGAGCGTGCCCAGCTGGAGGACGGGAGGTTCGTGTACCGCCTACTGCGCTCACCCATGTGCGAGTACCTGGTGAATTTTCTGCACAAGCTGCGCCAGCTGCCCGAGCGCTATATGATGAACAGTGTCCTGGAGAACTTCACCATCCTCCAG GTGGTGACAAACAGAGACACCCAGGAACTGCTGCTCTGCACCGCCTATGTCTTCGAGGTCTCCACCAGTGAGCGGGGGGCCCAGCACCACATTTACCGCCTGGTCAGGGACTGA
- the CD37 gene encoding leukocyte antigen CD37 isoform X2, translated as MPLQIWSKALAISGILTMGLALLGCVGALKEFRCLLGLYFGTLLLLFATQITLGILISTQKVQLERKVENVVLKTIQTYRAHPEETAAEESWDYVQFQLRCCGWNSPQDWFRIPSLRSNESRGHRVPCSCYNSSATNDSAIFDKISFPQFSGLGQLARPRHNADICLVPANSYIYREGCARSLQKWLHNNLISIVGICLGVGLLELSFMTLSIFLCRNLDHVYDRLARYR; from the exons ATGCCCTTGCAGATCTGGTCCAAGGCCCTGGCCATCTCAGGAATCCTCACCATGGGCCTTGCCCTCCTGGGCTGTGTGGGGGCCCTGAAGGAGTTCCGCTGCCTCCTGGGCCTG TATTTTGGGACACTGCTGCTCCTGTTTGCCACACAGATCACCCTGGGAATCCTCATCTCCACTCAGAAGGTCCAG CTGGAGCGGAAAGTGGAGAACGTCGTGCTGAAGACGATCCAAACCTACCGCGCCCACCCGGAGGAGACGGCTGCGGAGGAGAGCTGGGACTACGTGCAGTTTCAG CTGCGCTGCTGCGGCTGGAACTCTCCTCAGGACTGGTTCCGTATCCCCAGCCTGAGGAGCAACGAATCGAGAGGGCATCGCGTGCCCTGCTCCTGCTATAACTCATCGGCGACCAACGACTCCGCAATCTTCGATAAGATCTCTTTCCCTCAGTTCAGCGGGCTCGGACAACTGGCGCGGCCCCGACACAATGCAGACATTTGCTTGGTCCCCGCGAACAGCTACATCTACCGTGAG GGCTGCGCACGGAGCCTCCAGAAGTGGTTGCACAACAACCTCATCTCCATAGTGGGCATTTGTCTCGGCGTGGGTCTACTTGAG CTCAGCTTCATGACGCTCTCCATATTCCTGTGCAGAAACCTGGACCACGTCTACGATCGGCTCGCTCGGTACCGATAG
- the CD37 gene encoding leukocyte antigen CD37 isoform X1 gives MSAQDSCLSLIKYLLFVFNLFFFVLGSLIFCFGIWILIDKTSFVSFVGLSFMPLQIWSKALAISGILTMGLALLGCVGALKEFRCLLGLYFGTLLLLFATQITLGILISTQKVQLERKVENVVLKTIQTYRAHPEETAAEESWDYVQFQLRCCGWNSPQDWFRIPSLRSNESRGHRVPCSCYNSSATNDSAIFDKISFPQFSGLGQLARPRHNADICLVPANSYIYREGCARSLQKWLHNNLISIVGICLGVGLLELSFMTLSIFLCRNLDHVYDRLARYR, from the exons ATGTCAGCCCAGGACAGCTGCCTCAGCCTCATCAAGTACCTCCTCTTCGTTTTCAACCTCTTCTTCTTC gTCCTAGGCAGCCTTATTTTCTGCTTCGGCATCTGGATACTCATCGACAAGACCAGCTTCGTGTCCTTTGTGG GCTTGTCCTTCATGCCCTTGCAGATCTGGTCCAAGGCCCTGGCCATCTCAGGAATCCTCACCATGGGCCTTGCCCTCCTGGGCTGTGTGGGGGCCCTGAAGGAGTTCCGCTGCCTCCTGGGCCTG TATTTTGGGACACTGCTGCTCCTGTTTGCCACACAGATCACCCTGGGAATCCTCATCTCCACTCAGAAGGTCCAG CTGGAGCGGAAAGTGGAGAACGTCGTGCTGAAGACGATCCAAACCTACCGCGCCCACCCGGAGGAGACGGCTGCGGAGGAGAGCTGGGACTACGTGCAGTTTCAG CTGCGCTGCTGCGGCTGGAACTCTCCTCAGGACTGGTTCCGTATCCCCAGCCTGAGGAGCAACGAATCGAGAGGGCATCGCGTGCCCTGCTCCTGCTATAACTCATCGGCGACCAACGACTCCGCAATCTTCGATAAGATCTCTTTCCCTCAGTTCAGCGGGCTCGGACAACTGGCGCGGCCCCGACACAATGCAGACATTTGCTTGGTCCCCGCGAACAGCTACATCTACCGTGAG GGCTGCGCACGGAGCCTCCAGAAGTGGTTGCACAACAACCTCATCTCCATAGTGGGCATTTGTCTCGGCGTGGGTCTACTTGAG CTCAGCTTCATGACGCTCTCCATATTCCTGTGCAGAAACCTGGACCACGTCTACGATCGGCTCGCTCGGTACCGATAG